GGGGGCAAAACCGCTGATGGTTTTTCCAGCAAAATCCCAACACATACTTTTTCGCTGTTGACTCGCTCTTCACAAGCTGTTCATAGCTTTGCAGGTCCATGGCACCATCCTACTCCTGGTGCCAGACCGTACTCAATCACCATTTCTTAAACATTCGTTAAGAACTCTTCAGGGGTCGTGACAGGCGTTTTCGTAGCAGTCTTTCTTGTCCAGGGTGGACAAGCGCCCAGGCATGGTGTGCAAGACCGGAGCGGAAAAACAGAAGAGGCCTCAGAGCCATTGCCCAGAGGCCTCTTCTGCTCTATTCAATTGTCCAGGGTTTGTGGTGCGCGGTTAGCCCACGCGCTGCCGTGAACGGCGAAGGAACGTGGGGATATCCACGTCTTCGCGGTTGGAATGCGGCAGCCCCACCGCGAGCTGGCTCGCCGGCTCGCCGCGCGAGGGCGCGGCCACTGCTTGCGCCATCTCGTTGACGCCTGTCGCGATGACGGTGAGCGTAACTTCCTTGTCCATGTTGGGGTTGTGTACCACACCAAAGATGATGTGGGCGTCAGGGTCCACCGCCTTGGAGATGATGTCCGCGGCGGCGTTCACCTCGGCCAGCGTCAGGTCGGCGCCGCCCGTGATGTTGAGCAGGACGCCCTTGGCCCCTTCCAGTGAGAGGTCCAGGAGCGGGTTCTGGATGGCGGACCGGGCCGCCTCCACGGCGCGGGACTCTCCGCTGCCGCGCCCAATCGCCATGATGGCGGAGCCGCCGTGGGCCATGACGGTGCGCACATCGGCGAAGTCCACGTTGATCTCGCCGGGCAAGTTGATCAGGTCCGAGATGGCGGCTACCGCCTGGACAAGCACGTCGTCCGCCGTCTTGAAGGCGAGGTCCACGGTCATCTTCTTGGAGCATGTGGACAGGAGCTTGTCGTTGCTGACAACTATGAGGGTGTCCACCTTGTCGCGGAGCTGGTTAAGGCCCTCCATGGCCTGTGCCCTGCGCTTGGAGCCTTCGAAGCCGAAGGGGAGCGTGCAGATGGCTACGGTCAGCGCACCGGTCTCCTTGGCGATCTCCGCCACCGCGGGCGCCGCGCCCGTGCCGGTGCCGCCGCCCATGCCCGCGGCGATGAAGATCATATCGGCGCCGCGCAGTGACTCGGCGATCTCGTCCTTGCTCTCCTCCGCCGCCTGCCGGCCAACCTTGGGATCCGCACCCGCGCCCAGGCCGCGAGTGAGCTTGGCGCCGATTTGAATCTTGTTGGGAACGCTGCACATCAAGAGGGCCTTGATGTCGGTGTTCACAGCGATAAGCTGGACGCCCTTCAAGTCCTCCTGGAACATGCGCTTGACGGCGTTGCAGCCTCCGCCGCCCACGCCGATGACCTTGAGCTTGGCGCCCACGTCAATGGGCTGAGGCCCCGACATACCAGAGCCGTTCGTCCCGGTCTCCATAAAAGTACTCTCCTTCTCTTTCGTCGCTAGCTACCAGGCGAAGAGGTTCTTGACGGCGCTTGAAACCTTCCTGGGCAACTCGCTGGGGATCTGGATGCCCCGGGTCGGACGGAAGTCGGCCTCGTTCTGGTTGATGCCCCAGAGAAGAAGTCCGAGGCTGGCCGAGTAGGCGGGGCTGTCGATGGTTTCCGCGAGACCCGCGACGCCCACGGGCTTGCCGACGCGCACGGGCATGCGCAGGGCCTCTCTTGCGATGAGATCAAGTCCGGGCATTGTGGCCGTGCCGCCGGTGAGCACCATGCCCGCGCCGGGATTGAAGTTGGGGCACGCCTTCCGCACGTTCATATCCACCATGCGGAAGACTTCGACGGCCCGCTCCTTGAGGATTTCGCAGAGCTCCTTGCGGGAGACGCTGCGGCGGGTCGCGCCGTTCTCGTATACGTCTATCTGCTCCTGGCTGTCCACGGCGTTGGCGTCGGCGCGGCCATAGCGGACCTTCATCTCTTCCGCTGCGGACGTGTTGATGCGCAGGCCAATGGCGACGTCGTTGGTGAAGTGGGTCCCGGCCACGGGGATGCAGGCGGTGTGCCAGACAGTCCCCTCGTTGTACACGGCGACGCCGGTCGTGCCGCTGCCGATATCCACCACGATGACGCCCATGTCTTTCTCGTCGTCGGTGAGCACTGCCTCGGCGCTGGCCAAAGGCTCCGCCACCAGGCCGCGCACGGACACGCCCAGGCCTTGGACGGCCTTGACCAGGTTCTGGACGGCGGAAGAGGCTCCCAGGATGATGTGGCACTCCACATCCAGGCGGAAGCCGTGCATTCCGACGGGGTCCTTGATGCCCTTCTGTCCGTCGAGCATGTAGCCACGGGGAATGACGTGCAGCACCTCGGCCTGGATCGAGTGGTCAACGTTGTAGGCCGCCTCCAGGGCGCGCTTGACATCCTTGGGATGAACGAGCCTGTCCTCGCGCGAGATGGCGGCGGTGGCCCTGTTGTTCAGGGACGTGATGTGCTGCCCGGCGATGCCGACGAAGGCAGACCGGACGGGGGTGCCGCTGATGCGCTCCGCCTTGTCCAGCGACTCCCGGATAGACTCCATGGTGTCGTCAATGTTGACGACGACGCCTTTCTTCAGACCGCCTGACGGGGCTTTGCCCACGCCCAGGACCTGTACATCGCCCATGCTGTCCACTTCAGCGACGATGGTGCAGATCTTGGTGGTGCCCACGTCTATGGCGGCGTAGGTGTTGTTAGCCATTTGACGCTCTCCTTATATCTATCGCTGTGTGCCGGGTCTTCCAACGAACAAAGGATAGGAAAACTGACGTCCGCGCTACCACCTCCCTCTTATTGGGGGGAATAGTGCGGGATCTCCGGTCCGCTGAGTATTGTGGTCTCGGTAAAGCGTGGGGGGTGGCCCACGCCTCCATCGGGAGCGACGCCGGTGATGACTAGACAGGGTCGAGGGCTTTGCGAGGGGGTTCGACGAATTGTGCCTCGCTGCGCTCCGAGCCGTACGCCTCGGGGGGACGGGCGACGGCCAGCAATGAAGCCCTCGACTCCGCCTGGTCGCACCGG
This genomic window from Dehalococcoidia bacterium contains:
- the ftsA gene encoding cell division protein FtsA; amino-acid sequence: MANNTYAAIDVGTTKICTIVAEVDSMGDVQVLGVGKAPSGGLKKGVVVNIDDTMESIRESLDKAERISGTPVRSAFVGIAGQHITSLNNRATAAISREDRLVHPKDVKRALEAAYNVDHSIQAEVLHVIPRGYMLDGQKGIKDPVGMHGFRLDVECHIILGASSAVQNLVKAVQGLGVSVRGLVAEPLASAEAVLTDDEKDMGVIVVDIGSGTTGVAVYNEGTVWHTACIPVAGTHFTNDVAIGLRINTSAAEEMKVRYGRADANAVDSQEQIDVYENGATRRSVSRKELCEILKERAVEVFRMVDMNVRKACPNFNPGAGMVLTGGTATMPGLDLIAREALRMPVRVGKPVGVAGLAETIDSPAYSASLGLLLWGINQNEADFRPTRGIQIPSELPRKVSSAVKNLFAW
- the ftsZ gene encoding cell division protein FtsZ; this encodes METGTNGSGMSGPQPIDVGAKLKVIGVGGGGCNAVKRMFQEDLKGVQLIAVNTDIKALLMCSVPNKIQIGAKLTRGLGAGADPKVGRQAAEESKDEIAESLRGADMIFIAAGMGGGTGTGAAPAVAEIAKETGALTVAICTLPFGFEGSKRRAQAMEGLNQLRDKVDTLIVVSNDKLLSTCSKKMTVDLAFKTADDVLVQAVAAISDLINLPGEINVDFADVRTVMAHGGSAIMAIGRGSGESRAVEAARSAIQNPLLDLSLEGAKGVLLNITGGADLTLAEVNAAADIISKAVDPDAHIIFGVVHNPNMDKEVTLTVIATGVNEMAQAVAAPSRGEPASQLAVGLPHSNREDVDIPTFLRRSRQRVG